In Acaryochloris sp. CCMEE 5410, the following proteins share a genomic window:
- a CDS encoding VWA domain-containing protein produces MRHIWLLVAGSVLIAGCGNFGGSLPDTHVLVITDLSTQDEQDYATAFYDGFARKARRFKTMSLDRLLGETTVVDYSGASSREVVEDVMLHRLNDLTPSTDEALIAAARRVLDHANGLKEGQRLVAVILTNGTRNPATISTLTRIVSTIPASGNVTIYVAGVQASNVTALTPVFSTMPANAAVIGTLDSDLKTLMRRL; encoded by the coding sequence ATGCGCCATATTTGGCTTTTAGTAGCAGGTTCAGTGCTCATTGCAGGATGTGGAAACTTTGGAGGTAGTCTCCCCGATACTCACGTTTTGGTAATCACCGATCTAAGTACTCAGGACGAGCAAGATTATGCCACGGCTTTCTATGACGGTTTTGCTAGAAAGGCTCGTCGTTTCAAAACAATGTCCTTGGACAGATTGCTAGGCGAGACAACAGTGGTTGATTATTCAGGTGCTTCATCGAGGGAAGTAGTCGAAGATGTTATGCTTCATCGCTTAAACGACCTTACCCCCTCTACTGATGAGGCTCTAATTGCGGCTGCCCGTCGAGTCTTGGATCATGCAAATGGCCTTAAAGAGGGCCAGCGCCTGGTCGCGGTAATTCTCACAAACGGCACCCGTAACCCGGCCACGATCTCAACTCTAACCAGGATTGTTTCAACTATACCGGCTAGTGGCAATGTCACTATCTATGTTGCTGGTGTCCAAGCGAGTAACGTCACTGCTCTTACCCCTGTGTTTAGCACTATGCCTGCCAATGCAGCAGTTATCGGAACTCTTGATTCCGACCTAAAAACCCTCATGCGGAGACTCTAA
- a CDS encoding restriction endonuclease subunit S → MIGELKPYSAYKESGVPWLGKVPDHWEVEKLRNILRVVAKRNRPNLPLLSITREKGVILRNLESKEENHNFIPDDLTNYKVVKKGQFAMNKMKAWQGSYGVSSYNGIVSPAYFVFDINGLLGKYLHNAIRSQVYVSFFTQASDGVRIGQWDLSQDRMKEIPFFVPPIKEQTAIASFLDYTDRRIRRYIRSKQKLIKLLDEQKQVVINEAVTRGINPDVPMKPSGFEWLGDIPEHWENVLLGRCLKNIEQGWSPVAAEGELADDQWAVLTLSSVKQGLFNAEAIKPISKSAKIPEGIEVKEGDFLLTRSNTRSLVGDVCVVENVRSKTVLCDLIYRLKIDRSLVEPLFLMYQLLSPFGRRQIEQDARGSSGTMPKIAQKHIKSWRLVLPDLDEQKQIAGELAHVTKKINDVIEQIKDEIALFREYRTRLISDIVTGKLDVREEAAKRPQEINYVDLLEIDEIEDDIELGADLDSESIEDEAA, encoded by the coding sequence ATGATTGGTGAGTTGAAGCCCTATTCAGCCTACAAGGAGTCTGGGGTGCCATGGTTGGGTAAGGTGCCAGATCATTGGGAGGTGGAGAAACTCCGAAATATTTTGCGCGTAGTCGCCAAGAGAAATCGCCCCAATCTTCCACTGCTATCAATTACGCGTGAGAAAGGAGTGATACTGCGCAACTTAGAAAGTAAGGAAGAGAATCATAATTTTATCCCTGACGATCTAACTAATTACAAAGTTGTTAAAAAGGGACAATTTGCCATGAATAAAATGAAAGCATGGCAGGGATCCTACGGTGTCTCCTCATACAATGGGATTGTTAGTCCCGCATATTTTGTCTTTGATATTAATGGATTACTTGGTAAGTACTTGCACAACGCAATTCGTTCTCAAGTCTACGTTTCATTTTTTACACAGGCATCTGATGGTGTACGGATAGGTCAGTGGGATCTGTCACAAGATCGCATGAAAGAGATCCCGTTTTTCGTTCCTCCTATTAAAGAACAAACAGCAATCGCAAGCTTTCTCGACTATACCGATCGACGAATTCGCCGCTATATTCGGAGCAAGCAAAAACTCATCAAGCTTCTAGATGAACAAAAGCAAGTGGTGATTAATGAGGCCGTAACCCGAGGTATCAATCCCGATGTTCCGATGAAGCCTTCAGGGTTTGAATGGTTGGGGGATATTCCAGAGCATTGGGAAAATGTGCTTCTTGGAAGGTGTCTTAAGAATATTGAACAAGGGTGGAGCCCCGTAGCAGCGGAAGGCGAACTTGCTGATGATCAATGGGCGGTGTTGACATTGTCTTCCGTTAAGCAGGGTCTCTTTAATGCAGAGGCAATCAAACCTATATCAAAGTCAGCCAAAATACCGGAGGGCATAGAAGTTAAGGAAGGAGACTTCCTGCTAACTCGTTCTAACACAAGGAGTTTAGTAGGGGATGTATGTGTAGTTGAAAACGTACGATCAAAAACTGTTCTTTGTGACTTAATTTATAGGCTTAAAATTGATCGTTCATTGGTTGAGCCATTGTTCCTGATGTATCAACTCTTATCTCCTTTTGGTCGTAGGCAAATAGAGCAGGACGCGCGTGGTTCAAGTGGAACCATGCCAAAAATAGCGCAGAAGCATATTAAGTCATGGCGGTTAGTACTTCCAGACTTAGATGAACAAAAACAAATAGCTGGGGAACTAGCTCACGTTACGAAGAAAATCAATGATGTGATTGAGCAGATAAAAGATGAGATTGCTCTTTTTCGCGAATATCGCACCCGCCTGATCTCCGATATCGTCACTGGTAAGCTCGACGTTCGTGAAGAAGCAGCAAAACGTCCCCAAGAAATTAACTATGTGGATCTACTCGAAATAGACGAAATCGAAGATGATATCGAACTAGGAGCTGACCTTGATTCCGAATCCATAGAGGATGAAGCGGCATGA
- a CDS encoding DUF262 domain-containing protein produces MKATEAKLLAFLQRSPQFIIPIYQRTYSWTEKQCRQLWDDILRAGLNDDISAHFIGSVVYIEKGLYQVSSQSPLLVIDGQQRLTTIFLLLEALSRQLDWTEPLEGFSAKKIRSYYLLNTLEEGDRGFKLILTQTDKDTLLALVQQKDMPKEHSIRVRENFRFFEQQIASYKDDLVPLCKGLAKLVIVDIALSRDQDNPQLIFESMNSTGQELSQADLIRNFILMGLEPDHQTRLYQDYWRPMEMEFGQEAYSSYFDSFMRHYLTVKTGDIPNVKEVYQAFKALFRSEGIEPSDIDRLVADLHTFSKYYCAMALGKESDKFLAEAFQDLRELKVEVAYPFLLELYHDYQTGTLIHDQLLEAVRLIESYVFRRAVSAIPTNSLNKTFATFGRALKKDRYLESIHAHFMLLPSYRRFPKDEEFKREIKSRDLYNFRSRSYWLRRIENHGRKERVPVDEYTIEHILPQNENLSVDWQEALGSDWQTVQQTWLHTLGNLTLTGYNPEYSDRPFPEKRDMQGGFKQSPLKLNDGLGLLEVWNEEAIKQRAERLSDQAVKVWHGPTIEAAVLDAYRFKPQKNDGYTIDDHPFLQGGAIREVFEDFRAQVLALDPCVSEEFLKLYVAYKAETNFVDVVPQSKRLRLSLNMRYPEIYDPKGLCKDVTNLGRWGNGDVEVGLETLEELPYVMGLIRQAFERQMDNGEGTE; encoded by the coding sequence ATGAAGGCCACCGAAGCAAAGCTCCTTGCATTTCTCCAGCGATCACCCCAATTCATTATCCCGATTTACCAGCGGACCTATTCCTGGACCGAAAAGCAATGTCGTCAGTTGTGGGATGACATCCTGCGAGCTGGTCTCAATGATGATATATCCGCTCACTTTATCGGGTCAGTGGTCTATATCGAGAAGGGGCTCTATCAGGTTTCAAGCCAATCACCTCTCCTCGTCATTGACGGTCAGCAGCGGTTGACTACTATATTTCTGCTCCTAGAAGCACTTTCCAGACAGCTAGATTGGACGGAGCCCTTAGAGGGGTTCTCTGCGAAAAAAATCCGCAGCTACTACCTCTTGAATACCTTGGAGGAGGGTGATCGCGGCTTCAAGCTGATCTTGACCCAGACTGATAAAGATACCCTGCTCGCTCTGGTACAGCAGAAGGATATGCCTAAAGAGCACTCTATTCGCGTGCGGGAGAATTTTCGATTCTTTGAGCAGCAGATAGCAAGCTATAAAGATGACCTTGTGCCACTCTGCAAGGGGCTTGCAAAGCTGGTCATTGTCGATATTGCACTGAGCCGTGATCAGGATAACCCGCAGCTTATCTTTGAGAGCATGAATTCGACAGGTCAGGAGCTGAGCCAAGCAGACCTGATTCGTAACTTTATTTTGATGGGGCTTGAGCCGGATCATCAAACCAGACTCTATCAGGATTACTGGCGGCCAATGGAGATGGAATTTGGTCAGGAAGCCTATAGTAGTTACTTCGATAGCTTTATGCGTCACTACCTTACAGTTAAGACAGGTGATATTCCTAATGTGAAAGAGGTCTACCAGGCATTCAAGGCACTTTTTCGGTCCGAGGGGATTGAACCGTCTGATATTGATCGTCTTGTGGCTGACCTCCATACTTTTTCCAAATACTATTGCGCAATGGCGCTTGGAAAGGAGTCCGATAAGTTTTTAGCAGAGGCGTTTCAGGATCTACGAGAACTCAAAGTCGAGGTTGCCTATCCTTTCCTCCTTGAGCTGTACCACGACTATCAGACCGGCACACTCATACATGATCAACTGCTTGAAGCGGTTCGGCTGATTGAGAGCTATGTCTTTCGTCGTGCAGTCAGCGCGATTCCAACCAATTCGCTTAACAAGACGTTTGCCACCTTTGGGCGTGCGCTCAAGAAGGATCGGTATTTAGAGAGTATTCATGCTCATTTCATGCTGCTTCCGTCCTATCGTCGGTTTCCGAAGGATGAGGAATTCAAGCGTGAAATCAAGAGCCGTGATCTCTATAATTTCCGCAGTCGTTCCTATTGGCTGCGCCGCATTGAGAATCATGGTCGAAAGGAGCGTGTGCCGGTAGACGAGTACACCATCGAACATATCCTGCCACAAAACGAAAACCTCTCAGTAGACTGGCAGGAAGCCCTTGGGTCAGACTGGCAGACAGTTCAGCAAACGTGGCTTCACACGTTGGGGAATCTGACGCTGACTGGTTACAACCCCGAGTATAGCGATCGCCCCTTTCCTGAGAAACGCGATATGCAAGGTGGGTTTAAGCAGAGTCCGTTGAAACTCAATGATGGCTTGGGCTTGTTAGAGGTTTGGAATGAGGAGGCTATTAAGCAGCGAGCTGAGCGTCTTTCAGATCAGGCTGTAAAAGTCTGGCATGGTCCAACGATTGAGGCAGCTGTGTTGGATGCTTATCGCTTTAAACCTCAAAAAAATGATGGGTATACCATTGATGACCATCCGTTTTTGCAAGGTGGGGCGATCCGGGAGGTGTTTGAGGACTTCCGTGCTCAGGTGCTGGCGCTTGATCCATGCGTCTCGGAGGAGTTTCTGAAGCTATACGTCGCTTACAAAGCGGAGACAAATTTCGTCGATGTGGTTCCGCAATCCAAGCGGCTGAGGCTTTCGCTCAATATGCGTTATCCCGAAATCTATGATCCAAAGGGGTTGTGTAAGGATGTGACCAACCTTGGCAGGTGGGGCAATGGTGATGTCGAGGTCGGGCTAGAGACGTTGGAAGAGTTGCCCTATGTGATGGGCCTTATACGGCAGGCATTTGAGAGGCAGATGGACAATGGGGAGGGAACAGAATGA
- a CDS encoding class I SAM-dependent DNA methyltransferase, translating to MEQGQLNWITNFIWGIADDVLRDLYVRGKYRDVILPMTVLRRLDAELEATKREVLEMKSSLDAAGIVNQEVALRQSARQAFYNTSKYTLRDLRNRASQQQLRADFEDYLDGFSTNVQDILENFEFRNQIPRLSKADALGTLIEKFLDPVINLSHNPVLNGDGSVKHPGLDNHAMGTIFEELVRRFNEENNEEAGEHWTPRDAVKLMAKLIFLPMADDIESGTYLLYDGACGTGGMLTVAEETLKELAEAHDKQVSTYLYGQEINAETYAIAKADLLLKGEGEAADNIVGGPEHSTLSNDAFPSREFDFMLSNPPYGKSWKSDLERMGGKSDIKDPRFITEHKSDAEYSLITRSNDGQMMFLANMLSKMKHNTPLGSRIAEVHNGSSLFTGDAGQGESNIRRWIIESDWLEAIVALPLNMFYNTGIATYIWVLSNRKPEHRKGKVQLIDATKWFKPLRKNLGKKNCELSEEDIQKVCDTFLAFSESEESKIFPNQAFGYWKVTVERPLRLQVNLSDEVCAAFRKACEGAGDEQLADVIDKARVALEEGTYRDYNTFLTELKKIAVKVGVKFTAKREKFIRSVLAQQDESAEPVIKKVYKPGKAEANPLNGLFEASVDGKACVVEYETDTGLRDTEQIPLLEEGGIEAFIQREVLPHAADAWVDENSIKIGYEISFTRYFYKPQPLRELSEIRADIVALENANKGLLEEIIGGIGAV from the coding sequence ATGGAACAGGGCCAACTGAATTGGATTACCAACTTCATTTGGGGGATAGCTGACGATGTTCTCCGTGACCTTTATGTGCGAGGCAAATATCGTGACGTTATTCTACCAATGACGGTGCTTCGTCGTTTGGACGCTGAGTTAGAGGCTACGAAGAGGGAAGTGCTTGAGATGAAGTCCAGTTTGGATGCTGCTGGTATTGTCAATCAGGAGGTCGCTCTTAGGCAGTCAGCTAGACAGGCTTTCTACAATACCTCGAAATACACGTTGCGAGACCTTCGTAACCGGGCAAGCCAGCAGCAGCTTCGGGCTGACTTTGAGGACTACCTCGATGGCTTTTCAACAAATGTGCAGGATATTCTTGAAAACTTTGAGTTCCGAAATCAGATTCCTCGACTCTCAAAAGCTGATGCTTTAGGCACCCTTATCGAGAAGTTTCTCGACCCTGTGATTAACTTGAGCCATAATCCGGTGCTTAACGGTGATGGCTCAGTTAAACACCCTGGACTTGATAACCATGCAATGGGCACGATTTTCGAGGAGTTAGTTCGCCGCTTCAACGAGGAGAATAATGAGGAAGCGGGGGAGCACTGGACACCCCGTGATGCAGTAAAGCTCATGGCAAAGCTCATCTTCCTCCCCATGGCTGATGATATTGAGTCAGGTACCTACCTTCTCTATGACGGAGCTTGTGGCACGGGTGGGATGCTGACTGTTGCGGAAGAAACGCTCAAGGAGCTCGCAGAAGCACATGATAAGCAGGTATCAACCTACCTCTATGGTCAGGAGATTAACGCTGAGACCTACGCTATCGCCAAAGCAGATCTGCTTCTCAAAGGGGAAGGGGAGGCTGCTGACAATATCGTCGGTGGACCTGAACACTCGACTTTGTCTAATGATGCTTTTCCCTCCAGGGAGTTTGACTTCATGCTTTCCAATCCTCCCTACGGGAAGAGTTGGAAGAGTGACCTCGAACGGATGGGCGGAAAAAGCGATATCAAAGATCCTCGCTTCATTACAGAACATAAAAGTGATGCGGAGTATTCGCTTATTACCCGGTCAAATGACGGGCAGATGATGTTTTTGGCGAATATGCTTTCGAAAATGAAGCACAACACGCCACTTGGAAGCCGTATTGCTGAAGTTCATAACGGCTCATCTCTATTTACTGGGGATGCCGGTCAGGGAGAAAGCAATATTCGGCGATGGATTATCGAGAGTGACTGGCTTGAAGCGATAGTGGCGTTGCCACTCAACATGTTCTATAACACCGGCATCGCTACCTACATTTGGGTTTTGAGTAACCGCAAGCCTGAGCATCGAAAAGGCAAAGTTCAGCTCATTGATGCGACGAAGTGGTTTAAGCCGTTGCGAAAGAACTTAGGTAAGAAGAACTGCGAGCTTTCAGAGGAAGATATCCAGAAGGTATGTGATACCTTCCTCGCGTTTTCTGAAAGCGAAGAGTCAAAGATATTCCCCAATCAAGCATTCGGCTACTGGAAGGTCACGGTTGAGCGGCCACTCAGGCTTCAGGTTAACTTGAGTGATGAGGTGTGTGCTGCCTTTCGAAAAGCGTGTGAGGGAGCGGGAGATGAGCAGCTTGCAGATGTCATCGATAAAGCACGAGTCGCTTTGGAGGAGGGAACATACAGGGACTACAACACATTTCTAACTGAACTCAAGAAAATTGCAGTAAAGGTGGGTGTGAAGTTTACGGCGAAGCGGGAAAAGTTCATTCGGTCTGTGCTTGCCCAGCAAGATGAATCTGCTGAACCTGTCATTAAGAAGGTGTATAAGCCAGGGAAAGCAGAAGCTAATCCGCTTAATGGCCTCTTTGAGGCGAGTGTCGATGGAAAAGCCTGTGTAGTTGAATATGAGACAGATACAGGTCTGCGTGATACCGAACAGATTCCTCTTTTAGAAGAGGGAGGAATTGAAGCCTTTATCCAGCGAGAAGTACTACCTCATGCAGCAGATGCATGGGTTGACGAAAACAGCATCAAAATTGGCTATGAAATCAGCTTTACCCGTTATTTTTATAAGCCTCAACCACTGCGAGAGCTCTCAGAAATTCGTGCTGATATTGTGGCGCTAGAAAACGCCAATAAGGGACTCCTTGAAGAGATTATCGGAGGGATAGGCGCAGTATGA